In Chanodichthys erythropterus isolate Z2021 chromosome 18, ASM2448905v1, whole genome shotgun sequence, the following are encoded in one genomic region:
- the cep170ba gene encoding centrosomal protein of 170 kDa protein B isoform X3 — MSVTSWFLVSSSGTRHRLPREMIFVGREDCELMLQSRSVDKQHAVINYDTSTDEHLVKDLGSLNGTFVNDLRIPDQTYITLKLSDVIRFGYDSHIYILERSQHKVPEEALKHEKYTSQLQLGQETPETKKHIQTDEKRRDSLRAKCEKTERKNITDPPVSRPTPLYGQPSWWGEDDEEKGQRCDPSAHEHHTENHKDGTRCEVSVSPDELHDGQGKSGYSYRKEPSYFEIPTKEIHLKPKTSSLEVQEIPTKDTDHKPPSTPPVVQGHASFTIEFDDQTPGKMKIKDHISKLSIRPRKIPTKESIARLTEVMSVENKVADWLVQSDASMMRSLDEQSGSDKSFKDSRHREDDLEDPVSHSGSQKIVPRLEGEDYTTNYMPDSKIQDKPDAQQAFMVEFFDDTQRKKRSQSFTNNMSSPDFQSALKSKLDKRKVGTSSSGHNPPTQQFTIPLKGSEGPQRAASLRREKSEIRMSTSDVSSRSTSKPFGSIGRRSKLSQDFAAELLRVSKPSPAATWDHKTSSSTPTTYSGSSVTHATSHSQNHTVNQTVRSPSVPMEVSSTEAKTPQQEEDDSLSDAGTYTIEAEGPDKEVVEARSLIDQIQSMTSLTPGGTRWVSRWASLADTYSDSGPASGLFDIPTQVDLSAGGQSSRSRRVLPKVPLKEKTETPPPTIRIQPDSYLSGVEKSTQVPKQKWDPQKLSVQDDLDPDSLSDASKSDDGSVVEQFMTTPDTTWNRSPKTQPNQEETKDLDSPPKFSTATLTRPQGNLTKSNCSPPNIDHPSKDDSLGVDSLVSVVRQESYTKERASDDIQLSRLPQISSQPFGKDAFKGVSNQDTQSYLKDTEDVLASLEAKLLEQQDNNGRSHLEDSFSGESDTSSTISGKNASVPPKKPVVLRGLLRGTGQYSREPKTSDDPKDSDGKADPGKRLQLRRNLSSLDFAPEQSPTTRHWPETVSDQESSSLPYKKYTIPLHKEGASKSKSTVQQTLGRSNSLSAPRATRASVLRRARLGEASDNEGTETDRTSQNSDVNPSANSRGAQESKKLSRLDILALPRKRTGSFNTPSDTESSTSRTGFSNRSTESGSSVRKASVPDPKALLRKVSNAMNRQPIVRGRSSSAKYASSTASSRRRQKGSDYASTSEDEFETNHSTPKHKRSHHSGAQQNPRIHPAGPVRAVPRSRDSEGEGHESDAFQNWTSHSAEIARLSQDLAKDLAILAQEIHDVAGDTEAQSGSTDKMGPAISAHEELRHQIPEASLNFQKESPVAAAADESEPTVGHHDVRGPSARPDEVALNNVMLNPVSQLSLAIRENTEQLTEKIKVLFHNKMDVLSEIEAKINAADDPPPLKTSNKEIASILKELRRVQKQLEVINTIIDPRGNPDLSRTVSSAGVRRSTAASRDARSSQRGGGPTPNSRRMFRSTDRESSLV, encoded by the exons TCTCGCAGTGTGGACAAACAACACGCTGTGATCAACTATGACACGTCTACGGACGAACACCTGGTCAAAGACTTGGGCAGCCTCAATGGG ACCTTCGTGAATGACCTTCGCATCCCTGATCAGACGTACATCACCCTGAAGTTATCAGATGTCATTCGCTTCGGATATGAT tcacacataTACATCCTGGAGAGAAGCCAACACAAAGTGCCAGAGGAAGCTCTCAAG CATGAAAAATACACCAGTCAGCTTCAGCTGGGTCAAGAGACGCCGGAAACCAAGAAGCACATCCAGACTGATGAGAAACGCAGAGACTCGTTACGCGCTAAATGCGAAAAAACAGAGCGGAAAAACATCACAG ATCCGCCCGTGTCCAGACCCACGCCTCTGTACGGCCAGCCGTCCTGGTGGGGTGAAGATGACGAAGAAAAAGGTCAGCGTTGTGATCCGAGCGCTCATGAACATCACACAG AAAACCACAAGGATGGTACCAGATGTGAGGTCAGCGTTTCTCCAGATGAACTTCACGATGGCCAGGGCAAGTCCGGTTACTCTTACCGCAAGGAGCCAAGCTACTTTGAGATTCCCACAAAGGAGATCCATCTAAAGCCCAAAACCTCATCCCTGGAAGTCCAAGAGATCCCCACAAAAGACACGGACCACAAACCCCCTTCCACACCCCCAGTGGTACAGGGCCATGCCTCCTTCACCATTGAGTTTGATGACCAAACCCCTGGAAAGATGAAGATCAAGGACCACATCTCAAAGCTCTCCATCCGCCCGCGCAAGATCCCCACCAAAGAGTCGATAGCCAGACTTACAGAGGTGATGTCGGTGGAGAACAAAGTAGCTGATTGGTTGGTGCAGAGCGACGCCTCTATGATGAGGAGTCTAGATGAGCAGTCTGGGTCAGACAAGAGCTTCAAAG ATTCACGCCATCGTGAAGATGATTTGGAAGACCCAGTTTCCCACTCTGGGTCACAAAAGATCGTACCACGACTGGAGGGAGAAGATTACACAACTAACTACATGCCAGATTCAAAGATCCAAGACAAACCAGATGCCCAGCAAGCTTTCATGGTCGAGTTCTTTGACGACACTCAACGGAAAAAGCGCTCGCAGTCGTTCACCAATAACATGTCTTCTCCTGACTTCCAGTCTGCTCTAAAAAGCAAGTTAGACAAACGAAAAGTTGGAACTTCGTCATCCGGACATAATCCTCCCACACAGCAGTTCACGATTCCCCTCAAAGGTTCAGAAGGTCCTCAGCGGGCCGCATCTCTCAGACGGGAGAAGAGCGAAATCCGTATGAGCACGTCTGACGTTAGCTCCCGCTCTACGTCAAAACCTTTCGGCAGCATCGGCCGGAGGTCCAAACTGTCGCAGGACTTTGCGGCCGAGTTGCTTAGGGTGTCGAAACCTAGTCCTGCCGCCACATGGGACCATAAGACCTCATCTTCTACGCCTACGACATACTCTGGCTCCTCTGTGACACATGCCACGTCTCATTCACAAAATCACACCGTGAATCAGACAGTCAGATCTCCCTCTGTGCCCATGGAAGTCAGCAGTACGGAGGCCAAAACTCCACAGCAGGAAGAGGATGACAGTTTAAGCGATGCGGGAACCTACACCATTGAAGCCGAGGGACCAGACAAAGAGGTTGTGGAGGCACGGAGCTTAATCGATCAG ATACAGTCGATGACGTCATTAACACCTGGAGGCACTAGGTGGGTTTCCCGTTGGGCAAGTTTGGCCGACACCTATTCAGACTCTGGTCCTGCTTCAGGACTGTTTGATATCCCAACACAAGTTGATCTTTCTGCCGGAG GTCAAAGCAGCAGATCAAGGCGAGTTCTGCCTAAGGTTCCTTTGAAGGAGAAGACCGAGACTCCACCGCCCACCATACGCATCCAGCCTGACTCGTACCTGTCAGGTGTGGAGAAGAGTACGCAAGTTCCGAAGCAAAAGTGGGATCCACAGAAACTGAGTGTCCAAGATGATCTGGATCCAGACAGTCTGAGTGATGCCAGCAAGTCTGATGATGGCTCTGTGGTTGAGCAGTTCATGACGACTCCTGACACGACGTGGAACCGGTCTCCGAAGACACAACCCAATCAAGAAGAGACAAAAGACCTGGATTCACCTCCCAAATTCTCCACGGCTACTTTAACGCGACCGCAGGGCAATCTTACCAAGAGCAACTGTTCACCACCAAACATTGATCACCCAAGCAAGGACGACTCTCTTGGTGTAGACAGTTTAGTGTCCGTCGTTAGACAAGAAAGTTATACCAAAGAAAGGGCCAGCGATGACATCCAGTTGTCCAGATTGCCCCAGATATCTAGTCAACCCTTTGGGAAAGATGCTTTTAAAGGCGTAAGCAATCAAGACACTCAATCTTACCTCAAAGACACTGAGGATGTTCTAGCGTCTCTGGAAGCCAAGCTTCTGGAGCAGCAAGACAACAACGGTCGCTCCCATCTGGAGGACTCCTTCTCGGGAGAATCGGACACCTCCAGTACAATCAGTGGCAAAAACGCTTCTGTTCCTCCTAAGAAGCCTGTGGTCCTCAGAGGACTTTTAAGAGGTACCGGTCAGTATTCCAGAGAACCTAAGACTTCCGACGATCCGAAGGACAGCGATGGCAAGGCAGATCCAGGCAAACGTTTGCAGCTCCGTCGTAATCTTAGTTCTCTCGACTTTGCGCCAGAACAAAGTCCCACCACTCGGCATTGGCCTGAAACCGTCTCCGACCAGGAATCAAGTTCCCTACCTTACAAAAAGTACACTATTCCTCTTCATAAGGAAGGTGCAAGCAAATCCAAAAGTACAGTGCAACAAACTCTAGGTCGCTCCAATAGCCTTTCCGCTCCAAGAGCAACAAGGGCTTCAGTGCTTCGCCGTGCCCGTTTGGGCGAAGCCTCCGACAATGAAGGCACCGAAACCGATCGGACGTCTCAGAACTCTGACGTCAATCCCTCGGCAAACAGTCGGGGCGCTCAGGAGAGCAAGAAGCTCTCTCGATTGGACATTTTAGCTTTACCTAGGAAAAGGACAGGCTCCTTCAACACTCCCAGTGACACAGAGTCTTCCACAAGCCGGACAGGCTTTTCAAACCGCAGCACAGAGTCGGGCAGCTCTGTGCGGAAAGCTTCAGTGCCGGATCCCAAGGCTCTACTGCGGAAGGTTTCAAACGCCATGAACAGGCAGCCAATCGTCCGCGGACGCTCAAGCAGTGCCAAATATGCCAGCAGTACTGCCA GCTCCAGGAGGCGTCAAAAGGGTTCAGACTACGCCTCCACCTCTGAGGATGAGTTCGAGACTAACCATAGCACCCCTAAACACAAACGCTCCCATCATTCAGGGGCCCAGCAGAACCCCAGAATCCATCCAGCAGGTCCGGTGCGAGCCGTACCCCGTTCGAGAGACTCCGAAGGGGAAGGACACGAGAGCGACGCCTTCCAGAACTGGACGTCTCATAGTGCTGAGATTGCCAG ATTGAGTCAGGACCTGGCCAAAGATTTGGCTATTCTGGCTCAAGAGATTCATGATGTTGCTGGAGATACAGAAGCTCAGAGTGGCTCCACAGACAAGATGGGACCAGCCATATCTGCCCACGAGGAG TTGCGGCACCAGATTCCTGAAGCCAGTCTGAATTTCCAGAAGGAATCTCCAGTTGCAGCAGCGGCTGACGAGTCGGAGCCGACCGTCGGTCATCACGACGTCAGAGGACCGAGTGCGAGGCCAGACGAG GTTGCGCTGAACAACGTGATGCTGAATCCAGTGTCCCAACTGTCCCTCGCCATCCGGGAGAACACAGAGCAACTAACCGAGAAAATCAA GGTTTTGTTtcataataagatggatgtTTTGAGTGAAATTGAGGCCAAAATCAATGCGGCTGATGATCCTCCACCACTGAAAACATCAAACAAG GAAATTGCATCAATTCTCAAAGAGCTGAGGAGAGTCCAGAAACAGCTGGAAG TCATCAACACAATCATCGATCCTCGAGGAAACCCTGACCTCAGCAGGACGGTTTCCTCAGCTGGCGTCCGCAGGTCCACAGCCGCGTCCCGGGATGCGAGATCGTCCCAGCGAGGCGGCGGACCGACGCCGAACAGCCGCCGCATGTTCAGAAGCACAGACAGGGAAAGTTCACTGGTATGA
- the cep170ba gene encoding centrosomal protein of 170 kDa protein B isoform X2, with the protein MSVTSWFLVSSSGTRHRLPREMIFVGREDCELMLQSRSVDKQHAVINYDTSTDEHLVKDLGSLNGTFVNDLRIPDQTYITLKLSDVIRFGYDSHIYILERSQHKVPEEALKHEKYTSQLQLGQETPETKKHIQTDEKRRDSLRAKCEKTERKNITDPPVSRPTPLYGQPSWWGEDDEEKENHKDGTRCEVSVSPDELHDGQGKSGYSYRKEPSYFEIPTKEIHLKPKTSSLEVQEIPTKDTDHKPPSTPPVVQGHASFTIEFDDQTPGKMKIKDHISKLSIRPRKIPTKESIARLTEVMSVENKVADWLVQSDASMMRSLDEQSGSDKSFKDSRHREDDLEDPVSHSGSQKIVPRLEGEDYTTNYMPDSKIQDKPDAQQAFMVEFFDDTQRKKRSQSFTNNMSSPDFQSALKSKLDKRKVGTSSSGHNPPTQQFTIPLKGSEGPQRAASLRREKSEIRMSTSDVSSRSTSKPFGSIGRRSKLSQDFAAELLRVSKPSPAATWDHKTSSSTPTTYSGSSVTHATSHSQNHTVNQTVRSPSVPMEVSSTEAKTPQQEEDDSLSDAGTYTIEAEGPDKEVVEARSLIDQVFGVGENSQTSAAATVKTIVGDTEGHDSLLLNKNSSGPKLGQYPTDCSDTVQIQSMTSLTPGGTRWVSRWASLADTYSDSGPASGLFDIPTQVDLSAGGQSSRSRRVLPKVPLKEKTETPPPTIRIQPDSYLSGVEKSTQVPKQKWDPQKLSVQDDLDPDSLSDASKSDDGSVVEQFMTTPDTTWNRSPKTQPNQEETKDLDSPPKFSTATLTRPQGNLTKSNCSPPNIDHPSKDDSLGVDSLVSVVRQESYTKERASDDIQLSRLPQISSQPFGKDAFKGVSNQDTQSYLKDTEDVLASLEAKLLEQQDNNGRSHLEDSFSGESDTSSTISGKNASVPPKKPVVLRGLLRGTGQYSREPKTSDDPKDSDGKADPGKRLQLRRNLSSLDFAPEQSPTTRHWPETVSDQESSSLPYKKYTIPLHKEGASKSKSTVQQTLGRSNSLSAPRATRASVLRRARLGEASDNEGTETDRTSQNSDVNPSANSRGAQESKKLSRLDILALPRKRTGSFNTPSDTESSTSRTGFSNRSTESGSSVRKASVPDPKALLRKVSNAMNRQPIVRGRSSSAKYASSTASSRRRQKGSDYASTSEDEFETNHSTPKHKRSHHSGAQQNPRIHPAGPVRAVPRSRDSEGEGHESDAFQNWTSHSAEIARLSQDLAKDLAILAQEIHDVAGDTEAQSGSTDKMGPAISAHEELRHQIPEASLNFQKESPVAAAADESEPTVGHHDVRGPSARPDEVALNNVMLNPVSQLSLAIRENTEQLTEKIKVLFHNKMDVLSEIEAKINAADDPPPLKTSNKEIASILKELRRVQKQLEVINTIIDPRGNPDLSRTVSSAGVRRSTAASRDARSSQRGGGPTPNSRRMFRSTDRESSLV; encoded by the exons TCTCGCAGTGTGGACAAACAACACGCTGTGATCAACTATGACACGTCTACGGACGAACACCTGGTCAAAGACTTGGGCAGCCTCAATGGG ACCTTCGTGAATGACCTTCGCATCCCTGATCAGACGTACATCACCCTGAAGTTATCAGATGTCATTCGCTTCGGATATGAT tcacacataTACATCCTGGAGAGAAGCCAACACAAAGTGCCAGAGGAAGCTCTCAAG CATGAAAAATACACCAGTCAGCTTCAGCTGGGTCAAGAGACGCCGGAAACCAAGAAGCACATCCAGACTGATGAGAAACGCAGAGACTCGTTACGCGCTAAATGCGAAAAAACAGAGCGGAAAAACATCACAG ATCCGCCCGTGTCCAGACCCACGCCTCTGTACGGCCAGCCGTCCTGGTGGGGTGAAGATGACGAAGAAAAAG AAAACCACAAGGATGGTACCAGATGTGAGGTCAGCGTTTCTCCAGATGAACTTCACGATGGCCAGGGCAAGTCCGGTTACTCTTACCGCAAGGAGCCAAGCTACTTTGAGATTCCCACAAAGGAGATCCATCTAAAGCCCAAAACCTCATCCCTGGAAGTCCAAGAGATCCCCACAAAAGACACGGACCACAAACCCCCTTCCACACCCCCAGTGGTACAGGGCCATGCCTCCTTCACCATTGAGTTTGATGACCAAACCCCTGGAAAGATGAAGATCAAGGACCACATCTCAAAGCTCTCCATCCGCCCGCGCAAGATCCCCACCAAAGAGTCGATAGCCAGACTTACAGAGGTGATGTCGGTGGAGAACAAAGTAGCTGATTGGTTGGTGCAGAGCGACGCCTCTATGATGAGGAGTCTAGATGAGCAGTCTGGGTCAGACAAGAGCTTCAAAG ATTCACGCCATCGTGAAGATGATTTGGAAGACCCAGTTTCCCACTCTGGGTCACAAAAGATCGTACCACGACTGGAGGGAGAAGATTACACAACTAACTACATGCCAGATTCAAAGATCCAAGACAAACCAGATGCCCAGCAAGCTTTCATGGTCGAGTTCTTTGACGACACTCAACGGAAAAAGCGCTCGCAGTCGTTCACCAATAACATGTCTTCTCCTGACTTCCAGTCTGCTCTAAAAAGCAAGTTAGACAAACGAAAAGTTGGAACTTCGTCATCCGGACATAATCCTCCCACACAGCAGTTCACGATTCCCCTCAAAGGTTCAGAAGGTCCTCAGCGGGCCGCATCTCTCAGACGGGAGAAGAGCGAAATCCGTATGAGCACGTCTGACGTTAGCTCCCGCTCTACGTCAAAACCTTTCGGCAGCATCGGCCGGAGGTCCAAACTGTCGCAGGACTTTGCGGCCGAGTTGCTTAGGGTGTCGAAACCTAGTCCTGCCGCCACATGGGACCATAAGACCTCATCTTCTACGCCTACGACATACTCTGGCTCCTCTGTGACACATGCCACGTCTCATTCACAAAATCACACCGTGAATCAGACAGTCAGATCTCCCTCTGTGCCCATGGAAGTCAGCAGTACGGAGGCCAAAACTCCACAGCAGGAAGAGGATGACAGTTTAAGCGATGCGGGAACCTACACCATTGAAGCCGAGGGACCAGACAAAGAGGTTGTGGAGGCACGGAGCTTAATCGATCAG GTGTTTGGTGTTGGCGAAAACAGCCAAAcctcagcagcagcaacagttAAGACTATAGTTGGTGACACTGAGGGTCACGATAGTCTTCTGCTCAATAAGAATAGCTCAGGCCCAAAACTGGGCCAATATCCAACAGACTGTAGTGACACAGTACAG ATACAGTCGATGACGTCATTAACACCTGGAGGCACTAGGTGGGTTTCCCGTTGGGCAAGTTTGGCCGACACCTATTCAGACTCTGGTCCTGCTTCAGGACTGTTTGATATCCCAACACAAGTTGATCTTTCTGCCGGAG GTCAAAGCAGCAGATCAAGGCGAGTTCTGCCTAAGGTTCCTTTGAAGGAGAAGACCGAGACTCCACCGCCCACCATACGCATCCAGCCTGACTCGTACCTGTCAGGTGTGGAGAAGAGTACGCAAGTTCCGAAGCAAAAGTGGGATCCACAGAAACTGAGTGTCCAAGATGATCTGGATCCAGACAGTCTGAGTGATGCCAGCAAGTCTGATGATGGCTCTGTGGTTGAGCAGTTCATGACGACTCCTGACACGACGTGGAACCGGTCTCCGAAGACACAACCCAATCAAGAAGAGACAAAAGACCTGGATTCACCTCCCAAATTCTCCACGGCTACTTTAACGCGACCGCAGGGCAATCTTACCAAGAGCAACTGTTCACCACCAAACATTGATCACCCAAGCAAGGACGACTCTCTTGGTGTAGACAGTTTAGTGTCCGTCGTTAGACAAGAAAGTTATACCAAAGAAAGGGCCAGCGATGACATCCAGTTGTCCAGATTGCCCCAGATATCTAGTCAACCCTTTGGGAAAGATGCTTTTAAAGGCGTAAGCAATCAAGACACTCAATCTTACCTCAAAGACACTGAGGATGTTCTAGCGTCTCTGGAAGCCAAGCTTCTGGAGCAGCAAGACAACAACGGTCGCTCCCATCTGGAGGACTCCTTCTCGGGAGAATCGGACACCTCCAGTACAATCAGTGGCAAAAACGCTTCTGTTCCTCCTAAGAAGCCTGTGGTCCTCAGAGGACTTTTAAGAGGTACCGGTCAGTATTCCAGAGAACCTAAGACTTCCGACGATCCGAAGGACAGCGATGGCAAGGCAGATCCAGGCAAACGTTTGCAGCTCCGTCGTAATCTTAGTTCTCTCGACTTTGCGCCAGAACAAAGTCCCACCACTCGGCATTGGCCTGAAACCGTCTCCGACCAGGAATCAAGTTCCCTACCTTACAAAAAGTACACTATTCCTCTTCATAAGGAAGGTGCAAGCAAATCCAAAAGTACAGTGCAACAAACTCTAGGTCGCTCCAATAGCCTTTCCGCTCCAAGAGCAACAAGGGCTTCAGTGCTTCGCCGTGCCCGTTTGGGCGAAGCCTCCGACAATGAAGGCACCGAAACCGATCGGACGTCTCAGAACTCTGACGTCAATCCCTCGGCAAACAGTCGGGGCGCTCAGGAGAGCAAGAAGCTCTCTCGATTGGACATTTTAGCTTTACCTAGGAAAAGGACAGGCTCCTTCAACACTCCCAGTGACACAGAGTCTTCCACAAGCCGGACAGGCTTTTCAAACCGCAGCACAGAGTCGGGCAGCTCTGTGCGGAAAGCTTCAGTGCCGGATCCCAAGGCTCTACTGCGGAAGGTTTCAAACGCCATGAACAGGCAGCCAATCGTCCGCGGACGCTCAAGCAGTGCCAAATATGCCAGCAGTACTGCCA GCTCCAGGAGGCGTCAAAAGGGTTCAGACTACGCCTCCACCTCTGAGGATGAGTTCGAGACTAACCATAGCACCCCTAAACACAAACGCTCCCATCATTCAGGGGCCCAGCAGAACCCCAGAATCCATCCAGCAGGTCCGGTGCGAGCCGTACCCCGTTCGAGAGACTCCGAAGGGGAAGGACACGAGAGCGACGCCTTCCAGAACTGGACGTCTCATAGTGCTGAGATTGCCAG ATTGAGTCAGGACCTGGCCAAAGATTTGGCTATTCTGGCTCAAGAGATTCATGATGTTGCTGGAGATACAGAAGCTCAGAGTGGCTCCACAGACAAGATGGGACCAGCCATATCTGCCCACGAGGAG TTGCGGCACCAGATTCCTGAAGCCAGTCTGAATTTCCAGAAGGAATCTCCAGTTGCAGCAGCGGCTGACGAGTCGGAGCCGACCGTCGGTCATCACGACGTCAGAGGACCGAGTGCGAGGCCAGACGAG GTTGCGCTGAACAACGTGATGCTGAATCCAGTGTCCCAACTGTCCCTCGCCATCCGGGAGAACACAGAGCAACTAACCGAGAAAATCAA GGTTTTGTTtcataataagatggatgtTTTGAGTGAAATTGAGGCCAAAATCAATGCGGCTGATGATCCTCCACCACTGAAAACATCAAACAAG GAAATTGCATCAATTCTCAAAGAGCTGAGGAGAGTCCAGAAACAGCTGGAAG TCATCAACACAATCATCGATCCTCGAGGAAACCCTGACCTCAGCAGGACGGTTTCCTCAGCTGGCGTCCGCAGGTCCACAGCCGCGTCCCGGGATGCGAGATCGTCCCAGCGAGGCGGCGGACCGACGCCGAACAGCCGCCGCATGTTCAGAAGCACAGACAGGGAAAGTTCACTGGTATGA